In Bacillota bacterium, a single window of DNA contains:
- a CDS encoding ATP-binding cassette domain-containing protein, with protein MRRSPSGRVLVGNTVVNNLEPRQRDVAMVFEDYALYPHMSAYQNIASPLHAAGIAASDIDKRVREVARMLKIEDLLERRPAYLSGGRQQRVSFGRALAKKASVYLVDEPLSHLDAQT; from the coding sequence TTGAGAAGATCACCTTCCGGCCGAGTGCTTGTGGGCAATACCGTAGTCAATAATCTTGAGCCCAGGCAGAGAGACGTGGCAATGGTGTTCGAGGACTACGCGCTCTATCCTCATATGTCCGCCTATCAGAACATCGCCTCTCCACTTCACGCTGCCGGCATAGCCGCAAGCGACATTGATAAGCGCGTTCGGGAAGTAGCCCGGATGCTCAAAATCGAAGATTTGCTGGAGAGAAGACCGGCTTACCTCAGCGGAGGTCGGCAGCAGAGAGTGTCGTTCGGCCGGGCCTTGGCCAAGAAAGCCAGTGTCTACCTTGTGGATGAACCCCTGAGCCATCTCGACGCTCAGACATGA
- a CDS encoding TOBE domain-containing protein — protein sequence MADRIAAINLGGLQQVGTPYKWFNRPRNLFFADLVGEPPMNLLDIKVAKADGGIVLGGSGLSLKVTDPRICEVAASVMGKPVVLGIRPIHLQLHTSSPSANAVPGTVSLFEDLGDSAIVGVQVNGLLIRAETSSERRAHIGDKVFLDFPAD from the coding sequence ATGGCGGACCGCATAGCCGCGATCAACTTGGGTGGACTCCAACAGGTGGGGACGCCATACAAATGGTTCAACCGGCCTCGAAACCTCTTCTTCGCCGACTTAGTGGGCGAGCCTCCCATGAACCTATTGGACATCAAAGTGGCCAAGGCTGACGGCGGTATCGTCCTCGGGGGCTCGGGACTATCGCTCAAGGTCACCGACCCTCGTATCTGCGAGGTTGCAGCGAGTGTCATGGGCAAACCGGTCGTGCTGGGGATCCGACCCATTCACCTTCAGCTTCACACATCGTCGCCGTCCGCCAATGCCGTGCCGGGAACGGTGAGCTTGTTCGAGGACCTTGGCGACTCCGCGATAGTCGGCGTGCAAGTTAACGGTCTCTTGATCCGTGCCGAGACATCCTCCGAGAGAAGAGCTCACATAGGGGATAAGGTGTTCCTGGATTTCCCCGCTGACTGA
- a CDS encoding ABC transporter ATP-binding protein translates to MGTVLLKDVWKKYGQVEAVKHLNLKCEEGEFLELLGPSGCGKSSTLRMIAGLEKVSQGIVQINGQVVNDLEPRDRDIAMAFEAYALYHHLTAYDNIAFPLKVRRTKAQEVGRRVREISKTLDIEDVLDKLPYNLSGGQQQRVSFARAMMRPAQVYLMDEPLSHLDVKQRSQLRSELKRFHSLRKPPSCSSPMTRSRPWPWRTA, encoded by the coding sequence ATGGGTACTGTGCTGCTCAAGGACGTTTGGAAGAAGTACGGCCAGGTGGAGGCGGTCAAACACCTCAACCTAAAATGCGAAGAAGGCGAGTTCCTGGAACTTCTCGGCCCATCCGGGTGCGGGAAGAGCTCCACGCTCAGAATGATCGCCGGTCTTGAGAAGGTGTCCCAAGGGATAGTGCAGATCAATGGGCAGGTCGTCAATGACCTTGAGCCCAGGGACAGGGACATAGCCATGGCCTTCGAGGCCTATGCCCTGTACCACCATCTGACCGCTTATGACAACATCGCCTTCCCCCTCAAGGTGAGGCGGACGAAAGCTCAGGAAGTTGGTCGTCGTGTGCGGGAGATCTCGAAGACCCTTGATATTGAGGACGTGTTGGATAAGCTGCCCTACAATCTCAGCGGAGGCCAGCAGCAGCGCGTTTCCTTTGCCCGGGCCATGATGCGACCGGCACAGGTCTATCTGATGGATGAGCCCTTATCGCATCTCGATGTCAAACAGAGAAGTCAGCTCAGAAGCGAGCTCAAGCGCTTTCATAGTCTCAGGAAGCCTCCATCCTGTTCATCACCCATGACCAGATCGAGGCCATGGCCATGGCGGACCGCATAG
- a CDS encoding ureidoglycolate lyase, whose product MQLREVTVKAIRPTQENFAKFGTLIELPKSAPSVSAPGVLDYWDKGVKLDVGGGNPELGFLTTRFRPFEFTTVERHVKSDETFIPLEGKACVFALAPASDPHKNPDMPDPDEVVAFILDGSVAVNLSAGVWHWAPFPSAENINFVLALRDGTVEHDIDLKDTAVNMGITFKVVLCHSTIPETGPDWSWMQWLRSYSRMCVNDTATTKP is encoded by the coding sequence GTGCAGCTCAGAGAGGTGACTGTCAAGGCCATCCGTCCCACGCAGGAGAACTTCGCGAAGTTCGGGACGCTGATCGAGCTTCCGAAGTCTGCCCCTTCAGTATCGGCGCCCGGAGTGCTCGACTACTGGGACAAGGGCGTCAAGCTCGACGTCGGCGGCGGGAATCCTGAACTAGGCTTCCTCACCACCAGGTTCCGGCCTTTCGAGTTCACTACCGTGGAGCGTCACGTAAAGAGCGATGAAACCTTCATCCCTCTCGAAGGCAAAGCGTGTGTGTTCGCCCTGGCTCCCGCATCCGACCCTCACAAGAACCCAGACATGCCCGACCCCGATGAGGTAGTGGCCTTCATCCTGGACGGATCGGTGGCGGTCAACCTCTCGGCCGGCGTGTGGCATTGGGCTCCCTTCCCCTCGGCTGAAAACATCAACTTCGTGCTGGCGCTCAGAGACGGCACAGTGGAACACGACATCGACCTGAAGGACACCGCAGTGAACATGGGCATCACGTTCAAGGTGGTGCTGTGTCATAGCACGATTCCGGAAACTGGCCCAGATTGGAGTTGGATGCAATGGCTGAGGTCGTACTCGAGAATGTGTGTAAACGATACGGCAACAACGAAGCCGTGA